The Candidatus Methylomirabilis tolerans genomic sequence GGGTGGCGGCCAAAAGGTCGCGATCAGGCCAGGACGATCGTCATATTGGTCGGTGAGTTATTGGGCGAAGAGGGACGCACCTTGGTCAATGGCTTCGATCGGATGCGGCGTAAGCGGCAGGATTTTATGGATGAACCGCATACCCCGATCCCCCGATATGAGGTTGAGAGTGCGCTGAAGGATGCCCAGGCCTTAATTGAAAAGCTTGTCGCGCTTACGCGTGAGAAGAACCCGCAGTTGGCGTTCTTGTAGTAGGACCACTAGGGAGCCGATAGCGTAGAAAGGGGGTGAGAATCTCAATGGCCGCAGCGAAGAAGCCGGCGCCAAAGAAAGCAGCGCCAAAGAAAGCAGCACCAAAGAAGGCAGCACCAAAGAAATCGGGGAGAGGGTGCTAGTCAGGTTCAGCGGCATCACAGGCCTTAATGAGGAAAGGAGGTGAGAATCTCAATGGCAGCAGCGAAGAAAAAGGCAGCCCCAAAGAAGGCGACCAAGAAGAAGTAGTAGTTACACTGTCAGGCTTTGGTGGCCGAATCGACCCCGATGGGCCGAAGTGAAGTGACTTGACGTCGAACGGCTCTGGGTTGATTACCGGAAAAGAGTGGTTGATTATTATCACGGAGGAAAAGCCACCCACTGCTGGGGGGGTCCTCCCCCCCCAGCCGTCATTATAACTAGCATGTCTTATCTCAAGATGTTGGATATCAGGATTGAGTGGTTGACGCGCACATGCGGAGCGTTGCAGTTGGGACGTTGAAGATTGTTCATCGGAACGCTGGGAGGAAGTAGTGGCTGATTCGTAAAGGATAACACCGTTGCGTGCTGTTGGTTTCTGCCTCTGGCGGTAAATCTCGCTGTATCGTATTCTGCTCGAAGGCTTCTCCTGGTCTATCTCCTCGTGTCCTCGGACACCCTCTTATGAATAATGCCTGGGGATAACTCTGCTGCATGATATAAGGTTCTCCGGATCTCCTCGCGATTACGTAAATCGGCAAGGGCTGCTCGGTACTCCACATCTCTTTACATCATCTCTACTTTATGCTATAGGAAAGCAGGGATGCGAATGACCAAATGGGCCTGGTTAGTGCGGATCGTAGTGGTATCGGTAGCCGTAACTTTTACATATGAGTTGGCTACCGGTGCGTTCCCTGTATTTGGAGAAGAAAAGCGCGAGTCTCCAGCAGATGTCAAGATTACCAAGTTCCATCTGGTAGAAACAAAGGACGGCAAGATGCTTTGGGAGGTGTGGGGCGACCGCGGTGAGGTCTTTGAGAAAGAAGATATCGCGAAGGTAATGAGGATCTCCAATCCGGTGACCGTCATGCTGTATTCTGAGCAGGGAAAACTGACGGTCCGGTCGGATAGTGCCACGGTCAACATGCGGACGAAAGATATCCATATGGAGCGCAACGTTACGGCAACCTCTGAACAGGGCAATAGTCTGCAAACCCAGTCCCTGGACTGGTCGGCCAAGAATCGTCGAATATTTACTCGATCACCTGTTACGTTGGCAAAGGGTGGACTGACGAGTTATGGAGTGGGAATGGAGGCGGAGACAGATCTTGATCGTGTGAGATTTTTGAGTCGCGTGCGGTCGCATGTGCTTCCGAATAGTGTCGGGCTGGAGAAAAAAGAGCGATCCGGTTCCCGAAGCGGAGGCACTCAATGAGCTGCCGCGGCTGGGTTACCACAGTCATTGCGCTGATGAACTGTGTCTTGCTGGTCGGCTCCGTGTGCGCCCAGGAGCAACAGAAAGGAAAGAGCTCGATTACGATTACCTCTGATCGCTTAGAGGTGAACCGAAAGCTCCATTCGGCGATCTATACCGGGAATGTGATGGTAGATGACAAGGAGAAGGATCTGGTTGTCCTCTCCGACAAGATGGAGTTTCTCTTTGATGAGAAGATGGAGCGGATCGAAAAGGGAGTGGCTAGCGGCAATGTCAGGCTGACCAAAGGGGAGAAAAAGGCCACTGGCGACCATCTCGAGTTGTTTCGCGATGAAGACAGGGCAGTCTTAACAGGAGATCCCAGGGTCTGGCAGGATAACGATCTGATCACCGGAACGAAGATTACCGTTTTCTTGAAGGAGGACAGGGCGATCGTTGAAGGCGATCCCTCAAAGCGAGTCACGGCTATCCTCTACCCAAAGCCAGAGGGGGCAGAGCGATCGAAGCCCGAGACGCCTGGTAAGGGTGGTAAACCGGCAGCGACGAAGGGGGGTTCCTGATCCAGAATGGACCTGTGGTGAGCTCGTCGAACCAGCGGACCCTTCGGACAGACAACCTCGTCAAGTCGTTCAAGGGTCGAGCGGTCGTGGCAGGCGTCAGTATCAATCTCGAAGCCGGAGAGGTGGTCGGCCTGTTGGGACCGAATGGCGCCGGGAAGACGACAACCTTCTACATGGTCCTTGGGCTAGTAAAGCCGGATCGTGGCCACGTTATATTAAACGGGGAAGACGTCACTGATCTTCCGGTGTACAAACGGGCCCGTAAAGGTTTGGGATTTCTTCCGCAGGAGCCCTCGATCTTTCGCAAGCTGACCGTAGAACAGAATGTCATGGCCATTCTCGAGATCCTGGATCTGACAGAAGAAGAACGACAGCAACGACTTGAGAGCCTCCTTCAGGAGTTGGATCTGACCCACCTTGCCAAGAGTAAGGCGTATACGCTATCAGGTGGCGAACGTCGCCGAGCGGAGATCACCAGAGCCTTGGTGACCTCTCCGGATTTTATGTTGCTCGACGAGCCGTTTGCGGGAATTGATCCTATTGCGATCGCCGATATTCAGGCCATCATTGCCCGACTCAAAGCAAGGGGGGTTGGGGTCTTGATTACCGATCACAACGTACGGGAGACCTTACAGATTGTCGATCGTGCCTATCTGATCTACGAAGGTCGAGTGCTGGTCTCGGGAACCGCCCAAGAGTTGGCATCCGATGAACGGGCCAGGGAGATCTACCTTGGTGAACGGTTTAGCCTGTAAGGATGACTGCTATGGCATTTGAAGCGAAGCTTAGTCTGCGACAGATGCAGAAGATGGTGATGACGCCGATGCTGCAACAGGCGATCAACCTGTTGCAGTTGTCGCGGATGGAGCTGCTTCAAGCGGTGCGACAGGAGGTGGAAGAAAACCCGGTTCTGGAAGAGACGGTAGAGGAAGCGGAGGAGCTGGACGATCTGCCGGCATTGAAGTCCGTCACAGAGGAGCCGGCGGTCGAGCGCAATGGGGAAAGCCAGGTCGCAGAAATCGATTGGGAAAGTTATCTTCAGGACGCCTCAGACTATCGGCCATCTATCCAATACGAGTCGGTCGAACGGTTCGATAGCGAAAGTATGCTTACCAAGCCGGGCTCCCTCCAGGATCATCTGCTCTTTCAGCTTCACCTGACCGTCAAGGATCAGGAGCTCCTCAGGCTGGGAAGCCTCATCATCGGAGAACTGGACGACAACGGATACCTTCGTAGTGGTATCGAGGAGCTGGCGTTGCTGGCTGAAGCTTCCTCGGAGGCGATGGAATCGGCTCTTCGGCTTGTTCAGGGTTTCGATCCTGCCGGAGTGGGGGCGCGGGATCTCCGGGAATGCCTGCTTATACAGCTCGGGACACGGCCGGATGGGCAGGCGTTGGCGGAGGCCATTGTCGGCAACTACCTCCATGATGTAGAACGCCATCGATTCGGAAAGATTGCAGCCTCGCTTGGGGCCTCACTCAGAGAGGTGCAAGAGGCGATATCGCTCATCGCCTCCCTGGAACCCAAACCAGGCAAAAACTACAGTAGTGAGGAACCCCAATATATTACGCCCGATGTGTATATTCTTAAAATTGACGGACGATTGGTGGTCGCGCTGAACGAAGACGGTCTTCCCCGCCTTCGAGTCAGTCGGTATTATCGACAGATCCTTTCCAAGCAGGCGCTTGCCTCGCGAGAGGCCAAGGGGTATGTCGAAGAGAAGATGCGCTCGGCCCTCTGGTTTATCCGGAGCATTGAACAGCGGAAGCGGACGCTTATCAAGGTCAGCGAAAGCCTGGTGAAATATCAGAGGAAATTCTTCGAACACGGGCTCTCCCACCTCAAGCCCCTGACGCTTCGTGAAGTGGCCGATGACATTTCGATGCATGAGTCTACCATCAGTCGGGTGACGACGAACAAGTATGTCCAGACTCCGCAGGGACTATTCGGCCTGAAATACTTTTTTCATCGTGGTGTTCCATCGACTGTTGGTGAAGCCGTCTCTTCTCGTAGGGTCAAGGATCTGGTTCGCCGATACCTGACGGAAGAAGACTCCCGCAAGCCGCTGAGCGATCAGAAGATCGTAGAGATCCTGACGAAGAGTCACGGGGTCGAGATCGCCCGTCGAACCGTAGCCAAGTATCGTGGTCAACTCAAGATTCCCTCATCCAATCAACGTCGCTATGTGTGATTGAGTACAGAGACATCTCATTTTCTATCGAGGAGTCAACTGATGCAAATTACCATTACTACCCGTAATCTCGAGAATACTGAAGCCCTCAGACGTTATGCAGAGGAGAAGATCGCCCGCCTGCAGAAGTTCGTCGATCAGATTACCTCAGCCCATATCATCCTCTCGGTCCAGAAATATCGACAGATAGCGGAGGTGACGCTTCACGTCCGAGAGCTGACTATCCGGGGAGAAGAGTCGAGCGACAACCTGTATTCCGCCATCGACCTCGTGGCCGATAAGATTGAGCGTCAAATTCTTCGCTATAAAGAGAAGGTTGTGGAGCACTCCAGTCGAGGCGCGGCTCGGTCACGTTCCAGGGAAGAGATACCGTCTGCGGAGCCCGAGTCCTTTCCGGAGGACGGCCCTCGTATCGTGAAGACTAAGCAGTTCGCTATGAAACCGCTCTCTCCGGACGAAGCCGTCATACAGATGAGCCTGTTGGACCATACTTTTTTTGTATTCCGCAACGCTCGGACCCAGGAGGTTAATGTCCTGTATCGAAGACGCGATGGGGATTATGGTTTGATCGAGCCCACGAGTTAATCGCCCCAGCCCTGTCGCTGCCCGTGTCCATTGCGAGGGAGCGCAGGGAGATCGCTTCGGCTTCGCTTCGCAACGACACTCCGTGGCGGATTGCTGCGCCCCCTTCGGTCGCTCGCAATGGACACGGGCGAGTGCGTTGGGGTAGCGTCTTGTCCTGGACTTGCATGTTCATGAGCGCACTGTGGGGCGTCAGGTGTGTTGGCCTGAAGGCGTGAGGGCAAGGTAGTCACTTGGAAGCGAATGTAAAGGGTGCGCTGCGATGAAGGCGGCTGAGATTGTGATTATCACCGGCGTGTCCGGGGCCGGAAAGAGTCAGGCGATCAAGTGCCTGGAGGATATCGGCTTTTTCTGCATCGATAACCTGCCGACCACATTAATCCCCACCTTTGTTCGGCTCTGCACACAATCCGAGCATCCGATTGGGCGAGTTGCCCTTGTCATCGACGTTCGTGGGGGTGAATTCCTCGCTTCGCTGTTCGACATCCTGGGGATGCTACGGGCTGAAGGGCATGCCGTCAAGATCGTTTTTTTGGATGCCGGCAATGAGGTCCTCGTGCGGCGCTTTAGTGAGAGCCGACGCCCGCATCCCCTCGCGGCTGGACAGTCGGCCCTGGTCGGGATCGCTGCAGAGCGACAGATGCTGACTCGCCTCCGGGACGAGGCTGATCTCATTATCGACACGAGTACCCTGACTATTCATGATCTGAAGCGATTCCTCTCTCAGGCATTCGTGATGGAACGGCCAACGGCTAAGATCGCCCTCTCCCTGGTCTCTTTCGGCTATAAGCACGGGCTGCCGTTCGACGCCGATCTGGTCCTTGATACCCGATTCCTACCCAGCCCTCATTTCATCGATGACCTGCGGCCGTTGACCGGCCTTGATTCCCCGATTGGCGTATTTCTCATGCGAGCCTCTGCGACCAAACCGTACCTTGAGCGCTTGATGGATTTACTTGACTTTGTGACGCCTCACTGTGAGGAGGATGGCCGCGCCTATCTGACCATCGCACTTGGCTGCACCGGTGGCCGTCACCGTTCGGTCTTTCTCGTAGAACAGCTCGCCGGTCATTTTCGGGAGCGCGGCTATCCGGTCAACGTCCGACACCGTGACATCGAAAAGGCATGAGCATACACTGATCCCGTGCAAGACTGGGGGAGGAGTACGTAGGCTGCGCCGGATCTCTCGACCCGGATCCCACCGGGCTGAATCGGATAGATAAGTGCCATAGGATGCATTCCTCTGGCCGACTGTTGAAGACGGACGCCTCGAGCGGCCCTCTCAACATGGGAATCGACGAGGCGCTCACCACCCTATGCGGGGATAGTGCGATCCTTCGCTTCTACACATGGGAGGCGCCGACACTGTCCATCGGTTTCTCTCAGCGGAGCGCTGACATTGACTTAGCAACCTGTCGTACGTTTACGATGCCTGTTGTGCGTCGTCCTACCGGCGGTCGAGCCGTGCTACACCAGTGGGACTTGGCCTACAGCCTGATCCTTCCCCTGTGCCCATCCTGGGCGAAGATCTCGATCGCGGAGAGTTACCGCCGGATCAACGCGTGCCTGCTTCGCGGCCTTGAAATGCTCGGCCTGGAGGTGAGTGTAGCGCGCCGCCCCAAGCCGGCTGACGAAGCATTGGCCTCGTTCTGCTTTCCAGCCATTTCGCAGCATGAGGTGCTGGTGGGTGGGAAAAAGGTGATCGGCTCGGCGCAACGGCGATTTCCTGCCGCGCTTCTCCAACAGGGAAGTATTCTGATGGATTTTGATCCTACCGGTATCCTTGATTTTCTGCGTCAGACTGAACGGGTTGCAGCAGCAGGCAATCTCGAGATGGTCGGCTCGCTGCGTGACGCACTGGGGCGGCTTCCCAGTCGTGGAGAAATAGAGACGGCCATACGGGACGGTTTTAGCGCGGAGATGGGGATCGAGTTCGTGGAGGGTCAGCTCCGGCCTGAGGAGTTCAGACTGTCGGTGGAGTTAGCCGCCACTCGCTATGGCTCAGCGGACTGGACATTTCGCCGATGATCGCGCGTGGGATCAACCTTGACAGCTTCCTTGGGCCTTTGGTACGGTTACGGTGTTACGCATTGCTCAAAAATGTAATGCCGGCCACGCGATCAGTTATCAGATGCCGGCGCCTGGCGCACGGGGGGACGCCCCACATCTTAACCCGCACGTCCTTCTGGAGGTGCTGAACGCTGACGGCTGAATGCTGTTTTACATGGAAGAGAATCGTGATTGAATGCGGCAGACGTAGTTAAGAAGAATCGATGGAGGTTACGCAAGACTTCAAAGGATCAGGAGTCTGTATGAACCTGCCTAACAAACTGACGCTAGGCCGGATCTTCCTGGTTCCGTTTGTCATTGTCTTCCTGGTCGTGGGAGAGAAGGTTCCCAATTATACTGCGGGAGTCATCTTTCTGGCCGCGGTCCTGACCGATTGGCTGGATGGCCATATCGCGCGGAACACCAGCCAGGTGACGGCGCTGGGCAAGTTGCTTGACCCGATTGCCGATAAACTCCTCATCTCCACCGCCCTTATCGCGCTGGTGCAGGTGGGCCGGGCGCCGGCCTGGATGGTTGTCCTGATTGTCGGCCGTGAGTTGGCCATTACCGGGCTCAGAACGGTCGCCGCCTCACAAAACATTATCATCCATGCCAGCGATTTCGGTAAGTACAAGATGCTGGCTGAGGTCGCGGCGGTGACGTTCCTGATCCTCGATTGGCC encodes the following:
- the pgsA gene encoding CDP-diacylglycerol--glycerol-3-phosphate 3-phosphatidyltransferase, with translation MNLPNKLTLGRIFLVPFVIVFLVVGEKVPNYTAGVIFLAAVLTDWLDGHIARNTSQVTALGKLLDPIADKLLISTALIALVQVGRAPAWMVVLIVGRELAITGLRTVAASQNIIIHASDFGKYKMLAEVAAVTFLILDWPPPQWHFIITPSLGFLSLWAAIILSIVSGVDYFLKFWKVIDLSR
- the lptC gene encoding LPS export ABC transporter periplasmic protein LptC translates to MRMTKWAWLVRIVVVSVAVTFTYELATGAFPVFGEEKRESPADVKITKFHLVETKDGKMLWEVWGDRGEVFEKEDIAKVMRISNPVTVMLYSEQGKLTVRSDSATVNMRTKDIHMERNVTATSEQGNSLQTQSLDWSAKNRRIFTRSPVTLAKGGLTSYGVGMEAETDLDRVRFLSRVRSHVLPNSVGLEKKERSGSRSGGTQ
- a CDS encoding OstA-like protein, which codes for MSCRGWVTTVIALMNCVLLVGSVCAQEQQKGKSSITITSDRLEVNRKLHSAIYTGNVMVDDKEKDLVVLSDKMEFLFDEKMERIEKGVASGNVRLTKGEKKATGDHLELFRDEDRAVLTGDPRVWQDNDLITGTKITVFLKEDRAIVEGDPSKRVTAILYPKPEGAERSKPETPGKGGKPAATKGGS
- a CDS encoding lipoate--protein ligase family protein — protein: MHSSGRLLKTDASSGPLNMGIDEALTTLCGDSAILRFYTWEAPTLSIGFSQRSADIDLATCRTFTMPVVRRPTGGRAVLHQWDLAYSLILPLCPSWAKISIAESYRRINACLLRGLEMLGLEVSVARRPKPADEALASFCFPAISQHEVLVGGKKVIGSAQRRFPAALLQQGSILMDFDPTGILDFLRQTERVAAAGNLEMVGSLRDALGRLPSRGEIETAIRDGFSAEMGIEFVEGQLRPEEFRLSVELAATRYGSADWTFRR
- the lptB gene encoding LPS export ABC transporter ATP-binding protein; protein product: MSSSNQRTLRTDNLVKSFKGRAVVAGVSINLEAGEVVGLLGPNGAGKTTTFYMVLGLVKPDRGHVILNGEDVTDLPVYKRARKGLGFLPQEPSIFRKLTVEQNVMAILEILDLTEEERQQRLESLLQELDLTHLAKSKAYTLSGGERRRAEITRALVTSPDFMLLDEPFAGIDPIAIADIQAIIARLKARGVGVLITDHNVRETLQIVDRAYLIYEGRVLVSGTAQELASDERAREIYLGERFSL
- the raiA gene encoding ribosome-associated translation inhibitor RaiA, with amino-acid sequence MQITITTRNLENTEALRRYAEEKIARLQKFVDQITSAHIILSVQKYRQIAEVTLHVRELTIRGEESSDNLYSAIDLVADKIERQILRYKEKVVEHSSRGAARSRSREEIPSAEPESFPEDGPRIVKTKQFAMKPLSPDEAVIQMSLLDHTFFVFRNARTQEVNVLYRRRDGDYGLIEPTS
- a CDS encoding HEPN domain-containing protein, whose product is MAYEELRERGLAEEIRPDFRQVSMLLARALKDSATAKANVTIDKEWAYVIAYQAMLRAAKALVMAEGWRPKGRDQARTIVILVGELLGEEGRTLVNGFDRMRRKRQDFMDEPHTPIPRYEVESALKDAQALIEKLVALTREKNPQLAFL
- the rapZ gene encoding RNase adapter RapZ; protein product: MKAAEIVIITGVSGAGKSQAIKCLEDIGFFCIDNLPTTLIPTFVRLCTQSEHPIGRVALVIDVRGGEFLASLFDILGMLRAEGHAVKIVFLDAGNEVLVRRFSESRRPHPLAAGQSALVGIAAERQMLTRLRDEADLIIDTSTLTIHDLKRFLSQAFVMERPTAKIALSLVSFGYKHGLPFDADLVLDTRFLPSPHFIDDLRPLTGLDSPIGVFLMRASATKPYLERLMDLLDFVTPHCEEDGRAYLTIALGCTGGRHRSVFLVEQLAGHFRERGYPVNVRHRDIEKA
- the rpoN gene encoding RNA polymerase factor sigma-54 yields the protein MAFEAKLSLRQMQKMVMTPMLQQAINLLQLSRMELLQAVRQEVEENPVLEETVEEAEELDDLPALKSVTEEPAVERNGESQVAEIDWESYLQDASDYRPSIQYESVERFDSESMLTKPGSLQDHLLFQLHLTVKDQELLRLGSLIIGELDDNGYLRSGIEELALLAEASSEAMESALRLVQGFDPAGVGARDLRECLLIQLGTRPDGQALAEAIVGNYLHDVERHRFGKIAASLGASLREVQEAISLIASLEPKPGKNYSSEEPQYITPDVYILKIDGRLVVALNEDGLPRLRVSRYYRQILSKQALASREAKGYVEEKMRSALWFIRSIEQRKRTLIKVSESLVKYQRKFFEHGLSHLKPLTLREVADDISMHESTISRVTTNKYVQTPQGLFGLKYFFHRGVPSTVGEAVSSRRVKDLVRRYLTEEDSRKPLSDQKIVEILTKSHGVEIARRTVAKYRGQLKIPSSNQRRYV